One window from the genome of Polynucleobacter sp. MWH-Svant-W18 encodes:
- a CDS encoding FMN-binding protein, whose product MNWKPNPVAMVGLAMVSVPIIAQAKIYVSIDQAQKILFPNKPLTKAPILITDDLQDKLRAASSIRHPFQGERIWKTANGGWLIVDEVVGKHEMITYAVGIAPNGSILGIEILEYVESYGYEVAEAQWRTQFTGKTAKDPIKLNQDIQNIGGATLSCKHITDGVKRVSVLYELALKEK is encoded by the coding sequence ATGAACTGGAAACCTAATCCTGTTGCGATGGTGGGCTTGGCAATGGTCAGTGTACCGATCATTGCCCAGGCAAAAATTTATGTCTCCATAGACCAGGCACAGAAAATTTTATTTCCCAATAAGCCGCTGACTAAAGCACCTATCCTGATTACGGATGATTTACAAGACAAGCTAAGAGCTGCTTCTAGCATTCGCCATCCTTTTCAAGGTGAGCGCATCTGGAAAACTGCGAATGGCGGCTGGTTGATCGTCGATGAAGTGGTTGGCAAGCATGAAATGATTACCTACGCTGTTGGGATAGCACCTAACGGCAGCATCTTGGGTATCGAGATTTTAGAATATGTTGAATCCTATGGATACGAAGTCGCTGAAGCCCAATGGCGGACACAATTTACCGGTAAGACTGCTAAAGATCCTATTAAGTTAAATCAGGATATCCAAAATATTGGTGGTGCCACCCTCTCATGCAAACACATCACTGATGGCGTGAAACGTGTCAGCGTTTTATATGAACTAGCGCTCAAAGAAAAATGA
- a CDS encoding DUF6662 family protein, protein MKLTIKRLIAFSFILATALHLSFAHAGEGVFGWIYTLDLQPKGKLEFEQRLQLNQQQAAGTYEAWTARTELEYGLTNELQVAGYINSYYTNANQNYTNPEACEDASTCTGGYAVPSSHDPATPYRKSGIEGGSLEAIYRITNPVTSPVGVGLYLEPTWGRNKDELEARLLLQSNFIDDRLILAGNVVVANERLKFIENGNVPESMLDFLVGASYRFAPKWSAGVEARFHNDYSELNLRNQVQRATFVGPNVHYAAKDWWVTGAWRYQLAGGNCMGGGEAECSDARVWDSHTVNEFIVKVGFPIN, encoded by the coding sequence ATGAAATTAACCATCAAAAGACTCATTGCCTTTAGCTTCATTCTTGCAACTGCTTTACACCTTTCATTTGCCCATGCAGGTGAAGGTGTATTTGGTTGGATCTATACCTTAGACCTTCAACCCAAAGGAAAACTGGAGTTTGAACAACGCCTACAGTTAAATCAACAACAGGCTGCCGGAACTTATGAAGCTTGGACTGCCAGAACTGAATTGGAGTACGGTCTCACCAATGAGTTACAAGTCGCTGGCTATATCAACTCTTATTACACCAACGCCAATCAGAACTACACCAATCCAGAGGCATGTGAAGATGCATCTACCTGTACAGGTGGTTATGCCGTTCCCTCCTCGCATGACCCTGCGACCCCTTATAGAAAAAGTGGCATCGAGGGCGGCTCATTAGAAGCAATTTATCGCATCACCAATCCAGTAACCTCCCCCGTTGGTGTTGGTCTTTATCTCGAGCCTACATGGGGCAGAAATAAAGATGAGCTTGAAGCTAGACTCTTATTGCAATCCAACTTCATTGATGACCGTCTCATCCTCGCTGGTAACGTTGTAGTAGCCAATGAGCGGCTGAAATTTATTGAAAATGGCAATGTTCCCGAGTCGATGCTCGACTTCTTAGTGGGTGCCAGCTATCGCTTTGCTCCAAAGTGGTCTGCCGGGGTAGAGGCACGCTTTCATAACGACTATTCAGAGCTTAATCTCCGTAACCAGGTACAGCGCGCCACCTTTGTAGGGCCCAATGTCCACTATGCCGCTAAAGACTGGTGGGTGACTGGTGCTTGGCGCTATCAATTAGCAGGCGGAAACTGCATGGGTGGCGGTGAAGCGGAATGTTCAGATGCTCGGGTTTGGGATAGCCATACCGTGAATGAATTTATCGTCAAAGTCGGTTTTCCAATCAACTAA
- a CDS encoding DUF3820 family protein, with protein sequence MNAEALEKLVLMKMPFGKYAGRALADLPGNYLAWFAREGFPKGELGQLLELMHTLDHNGLRGLLAPIKAAHGIKPKA encoded by the coding sequence ATGAATGCAGAAGCTTTAGAAAAACTTGTATTAATGAAAATGCCATTTGGAAAATATGCAGGGCGTGCATTGGCTGATTTGCCTGGAAATTACTTAGCGTGGTTTGCGCGCGAGGGTTTCCCTAAAGGGGAGTTAGGTCAACTGCTGGAGTTGATGCACACGCTTGATCATAACGGCCTGCGAGGTCTATTGGCACCCATTAAGGCAGCGCATGGCATCAAGCCTAAGGCGTAA
- a CDS encoding DNA/RNA non-specific endonuclease, which translates to MKALRKFLIFVIFSAPFSAYALFDECKDLFPAQQIPSSSQAGRDLCFDSFAIYYSPADKKPIYTVEKLSREQWLAPHPRRTNQFYEEARLPFAERALLSDYRGSGYDRGHNVPAGDMNNERSMAQSFSLANMMPQARQNNQGIWAKNVEEPTRQYVKRAAGEIYVFTGSIGNSGSIGSGHVTVPSHLYKLVYDPSKNVAWAYWIENTNDANMTPPISYQELMEKTGIDFHLPMTNVNHAAKPKDMTTKPGKAKIGGWYPVFFDDYSAAKVEQVVSNIQAGRIASIQIQYDRNSELANKIQTQIESQTATKVTLIQSSPPDSATVTYERNRVTAIIHSQ; encoded by the coding sequence ATGAAAGCTCTCCGTAAATTTCTCATCTTCGTAATCTTCAGTGCGCCCTTCAGCGCTTATGCCTTATTTGATGAATGCAAAGATCTCTTCCCCGCGCAACAGATCCCTAGCAGCTCACAGGCTGGACGTGATCTTTGCTTTGACAGCTTTGCCATCTATTACTCTCCGGCGGATAAGAAGCCTATCTATACGGTGGAAAAGCTGAGTCGCGAGCAATGGCTGGCTCCTCACCCTCGCAGAACGAATCAGTTCTATGAAGAAGCCAGGCTGCCTTTTGCAGAAAGAGCTTTGCTGTCTGACTACCGTGGCAGCGGCTATGACCGAGGCCACAATGTGCCAGCAGGCGATATGAATAATGAACGATCCATGGCGCAATCCTTTTCATTGGCCAACATGATGCCCCAAGCGCGACAAAACAATCAGGGCATTTGGGCCAAGAACGTAGAAGAGCCAACAAGGCAGTATGTCAAAAGAGCCGCTGGTGAAATTTATGTCTTTACGGGCTCTATCGGAAATAGTGGAAGCATTGGTAGCGGCCATGTAACTGTTCCGAGCCATCTATATAAATTGGTTTATGACCCTAGTAAAAATGTAGCATGGGCCTATTGGATTGAAAACACCAACGATGCAAATATGACTCCGCCGATTTCTTATCAGGAGCTTATGGAAAAAACAGGGATTGATTTTCATTTACCAATGACGAATGTCAATCATGCTGCCAAACCCAAGGATATGACCACTAAGCCTGGCAAGGCAAAGATTGGCGGCTGGTATCCCGTCTTTTTTGACGACTACTCTGCTGCCAAGGTAGAGCAAGTTGTTAGCAACATTCAGGCGGGTCGGATTGCGAGCATTCAGATTCAATACGACCGCAATAGTGAGCTTGCCAACAAGATTCAAACGCAGATTGAATCTCAAACGGCCACCAAAGTTACCTTAATTCAAAGCAGTCCGCCAGACTCTGCAACCGTGACCTACGAACGTAATCGCGTCACTGCAATTATTCACTCTCAGTAA
- a CDS encoding transglycosylase SLT domain-containing protein, which yields MSKCLSNNLSEMQEAPPAITSIPAAKELLAHAMAPIYQVINGILILAVFMIVGLWLSGNGTNAGAFDLARVLVPDEARHIVWSNGFGMLEQYKTSDEAAQTVDTGIAAVVYSKASPASTGLSSAKQQTVALLMPSVAQLQVKSISHLADRIPSSKMDPQALDSNLMGSIQNQRAIADFYEKKYKLDRAKIEEYVSNTILIAKEVNIDPVLLLAVISVESNFNPNTKSQAGAEGLMQVMTAVHKDKYALYGGATEAVKPEVNIRVGAYILKYLIATAGSLRNGLKYYVGAANAEDDGGYADKVLAERNRLISLCQTRSANRLTLNGKDLRS from the coding sequence ATGAGTAAATGTTTATCCAACAATTTGAGTGAGATGCAAGAAGCGCCACCGGCCATCACGTCGATACCGGCAGCTAAAGAATTGCTTGCACACGCTATGGCCCCGATCTATCAGGTCATTAACGGCATCCTCATTTTGGCTGTATTCATGATTGTGGGACTCTGGCTTTCAGGAAATGGCACCAATGCCGGCGCCTTTGATTTGGCTCGTGTCTTAGTGCCTGATGAGGCTCGCCACATTGTCTGGAGCAATGGCTTTGGCATGTTGGAGCAATACAAAACTTCCGATGAAGCTGCCCAAACAGTCGATACTGGTATTGCTGCTGTGGTCTATAGCAAGGCAAGTCCAGCCTCAACGGGCCTATCTAGTGCTAAACAGCAGACTGTAGCGCTCCTAATGCCCTCAGTAGCCCAGTTGCAGGTGAAGTCGATTTCCCATTTGGCAGACCGAATTCCAAGTTCAAAAATGGATCCCCAGGCTTTAGATAGCAACTTAATGGGCTCCATTCAGAATCAGCGCGCAATTGCGGATTTCTATGAGAAGAAATACAAACTCGATCGCGCCAAGATTGAGGAGTACGTCTCTAATACGATTTTGATTGCGAAAGAAGTCAATATTGACCCCGTCTTATTGCTCGCCGTGATTTCTGTTGAATCAAACTTCAACCCGAATACTAAGAGTCAAGCTGGCGCCGAAGGTTTGATGCAAGTGATGACTGCGGTACATAAAGATAAGTACGCGCTGTATGGCGGTGCAACCGAGGCGGTTAAGCCTGAAGTCAATATCCGTGTAGGTGCTTATATTTTGAAGTACCTGATTGCAACTGCGGGTTCCTTGCGTAATGGTTTGAAGTACTACGTGGGCGCTGCTAATGCTGAGGATGATGGTGGCTATGCAGACAAGGTGTTGGCGGAAAGAAATCGCCTGATCTCCTTATGTCAGACTCGCTCTGCTAATCGCTTGACCTTAAATGGCAAAGATTTGCGCTCTTAA